A single genomic interval of Streptomyces sp. NBC_00663 harbors:
- a CDS encoding ArsR/SmtB family transcription factor, giving the protein MARPRTAPRTVEHPAVAEVSLQQVLEALVDPVRRAVVSQLAGAGTEMSCGTFDVAVSRSTLTHHFNVLREAGLIRQYYVGTTKMNALRADEMQERFPGLLSALVDASAAG; this is encoded by the coding sequence ATGGCCCGCCCCCGCACCGCCCCACGGACGGTGGAGCACCCCGCCGTGGCGGAGGTGTCGCTCCAGCAGGTGCTGGAGGCGCTGGTGGATCCGGTACGGCGGGCCGTGGTCTCCCAACTCGCGGGCGCCGGTACGGAGATGAGCTGCGGCACGTTCGACGTGGCGGTGTCCCGGTCGACGCTGACCCACCACTTCAACGTGTTGCGGGAGGCCGGTCTGATCCGGCAGTACTACGTCGGCACCACCAAGATGAACGCGCTGCGCGCGGACGAGATGCAGGAGCGCTTTCCGGGACTGCTGTCGGCTCTGGTGGACGCCTCCGCGGCCGGATAG